In the genome of Xenopus laevis strain J_2021 chromosome 1S, Xenopus_laevis_v10.1, whole genome shotgun sequence, one region contains:
- the hpgds.S gene encoding prostaglandin D2 synthase, hematopoietic b (The RefSeq protein has 1 substitution, 1 frameshift compared to this genomic sequence), with the protein MPSYKLIYFNLEGRGEILRYLFSYSNIDFEDRRVEFADWPALKPTIPYGQLPVVEIDGVIYNQSLAIGRYLAKKAGLTGKSELDEIRVDALIDTIDDFFSKFPWMDTEKAKKEFMEKSSPQLLAYLEKTLGNNPWFVGDSATWADFFWDTCADSFESYVPGFAKDYPKLLALKERVKAIPTIAAWIKKRPKKIPVKH; encoded by the exons ATGCCCAGCTACAAGCTTATCTATTTTAATCTTGAAGGAAGAGGAGAGATCCTTCGCTACTTATTTTCTTATTCAAACATTGACTTTGAAGACCGCAGAGTTGAATTTGCTGACTGGCCTGCACTTAAACCTA CAATTCCTTACGGCCAGCTTCCAGTTGTAGAAATTGATGGGGTCATCTATAACCAGAGCCTTGCTATTGGACGCTACTTGGCTAAAAAAGCAG GACTGACTGGAAAAAGTGACTTGGATGAAATCCGTGTTGATGCCTTAATAGATACCATTGATGACTTCTTCTCAAAGTTCCCTTGGATGGACACTGAAAAAGCCAAAAAG GAATTCATGGAGAAGTCTAGTCCACAGTTGCTGGCTTACTTGGAAAAAACTCTAGGCAATAACCCTTGGTTTGTTGGTGACTCT GCAACCTGGGCTGACTTTTTCTGGGACACCTGTGCTGATAGTTTTGAAAGCTATGTACCCGGCTTTGCCAAAGACTATCCAAAGCTGCTGGCTCTGAAGGAAAGAGTTAAAGCCATTCCCACCATTGCTGCATGGATTAAGAAGAGACCCAAAA TCCCAGTAAAACATTGA
- the LOC121399316 gene encoding uncharacterized protein LOC121399316: MSEGTSPGLPNTGAVTFAYNDVEINRILAEINTDPMLFEDKPLHMNLAKDLLYVQRKETHITLHVSTLAEYIKLRRIPRGLRLDIKPNLCANNKVLQQKWFEICNKCSIDLMVLTVERLTIKLQETRVAIDELKIKAQEELGSQKLTEVLVEHNHILSKLKESIKEKKRAKFERDAIDYRENRVYSWKEERKWQRSQERQQTGLPAPPYRQLRGTQRTTVDLPGRIPESTLRRQQGPPYTAATSSEDSATSIQASSSSLASSVSFLDPRTTIQDSDRKQHHSKGSRGGRGRYPKRTRKQTRY, translated from the exons ATGTCAGAAGGAACCTCGCCCGGTCTACCTAATACAGGGGCCGTGACTTTTGCCTATAATGATGTAGAAATCAATAGAATTCTTGCAGAGATAAACACAGATCCTATGCTGTTTGAAGACAAACCTCTGCATATGAACCTGGCAAAAGATCTTTTATATGTACAAAGAAAGGAAACACACATCACTCTACATGTGAGTACTCTAGCCGAATATATTAAACTCAGACGTATTCCAAGAGGCCTGCGACTAGATATCAAACCTAACCTTTGTGCCAACAATAAAGTGCTGCAACAGAAGTGGTTTGAGATTTGTAACAAATGCAGCATTGACCTTATGGTACTTACTGTTGAAAGATTGACAATTAAGCTGCAAGAAACCCGTGTAGCTATAGACGAGTTGAAAATCAAGGCACAGGAAGAACTTGGATCACAGAAACTTACTGAGGTGCTGGTGGAGCATAACCACATCCTAAGCAAACTGAAGGAAAGCATCAAGGAAAAGAAACGCGCCAAGTTTGAACGAGACGCTATCGACTATAGAGAGAACAGAGTCTATTCATGGAAGGAGGAGCGAAAATGGCAGCGTTCGCAGGAGAGACAGCAGACCGGACTGCCCGCACCACCATACCGGCAACTACGTGGCACCCAGCGCACTACAGTGGACTTACCCGGAAGGATTCCAGAAAGCACACTGAGAAGGCAGCAGGGACCGCCGTACACAGCCGCGACCAGCAGCGAAGACTCGGCAACATCTATACAGGCGTCCTCAAGTTCCTTGGCGTCCTCGGTTTCTTTTTTGGATCCGCGTACTACAATACAAGACAGCGATCGGAAACAGCACCACAGCAAAGGGTCGAGAGGGGGCAGAGGTCGCTACCCGAAACGGACCCGCAAACAAACCAG ATATTGA
- the hpgds.S gene encoding prostaglandin D2 synthase, hematopoietic b isoform X1 gives MPSYKLIYFNLEGRGEILRYLFSYSNIDFEDRRVEFADWPALKPTIPYGQLPVVEIDGVIYNQSLAIGRYLAKKAGLTGKSDLDEIRVDALIDTIDDFFSKFPWMDTEKAKKEFMEKSSPQLLAYLEKTLGNNPWFVGDSATWADFFWDTCADSFESYVPGFAKDYPKLLALKERVKAIPTIAAWIKKRPKKSQ, from the exons ATGCCCAGCTACAAGCTTATCTATTTTAATCTTGAAGGAAGAGGAGAGATCCTTCGCTACTTATTTTCTTATTCAAACATTGACTTTGAAGACCGCAGAGTTGAATTTGCTGACTGGCCTGCACTTAAACCTA CAATTCCTTACGGCCAGCTTCCAGTTGTAGAAATTGATGGGGTCATCTATAACCAGAGCCTTGCTATTGGACGCTACTTGGCTAAAAAAGCAG GACTGACTGGAAAAAGTGACTTGGATGAAATCCGTGTTGATGCCTTAATAGATACCATTGATGACTTCTTCTCAAAGTTCCCTTGGATGGACACTGAAAAAGCCAAAAAG GAATTCATGGAGAAGTCTAGTCCACAGTTGCTGGCTTACTTGGAAAAAACTCTAGGCAATAACCCTTGGTTTGTTGGTGACTCT GCAACCTGGGCTGACTTTTTCTGGGACACCTGTGCTGATAGTTTTGAAAGCTATGTACCCGGCTTTGCCAAAGACTATCCAAAGCTGCTGGCTCTGAAGGAAAGAGTTAAAGCCATTCCCACCATTGCTGCATGGATTAAGAAGAGACCCAAAAAATCCCAGTAA